The nucleotide window CACGACTGGTATGTGGGGATCCGCGGCGGGGTGGTGGAATGCCTGTGGCCGGTGACGGCGCGGGGCAAGCATTTCTGAGGGTTATGCCGGGATCACCGTGAAGGGCGCGGGATAGGTGTGTTCCTGCAGGTTCGCGCCGGGGCCGATCCGGTCCAGCACCGCGAAGAGGCCGGGCGCGTGCAGCGGTGTCAGCACCCCGTGCCAGGTGCCGCGATGCAGGTTGATGCCCTGCCCGGGCTGGGTGAGGAAGGCGAGGGGGCGGCCGGGGGCGCCGCCCTGATCGGGGGCCACGATCACGAGGAAGGGCTGCAGGCTCATCGGCAGGAAGGCCTGGCTGCCCTCGGGGTGACGCTCGACCAGATCGAAGCTGTAGGGTAGGGGGCGTGGCACCGCGTCGAAGATGGAAATGCCGGCGCGCCCGCCTGTCGCCGCGCCGAAGTCGAGCCGGGCCCGGTCGTGAAAGCGCCCGCAAAGGCCGGCATTGATGAGCCGGTCGGGCGCGCCCGATGCGTCCAGCACATCGCCGAACGGGGCGAAGGCGGCGGGGGTGAGCGGCTGGGGGCGCAGGAGGGTCATGTGGTGCCTTTGGCTGGTGGCCGGGGGGCTGTCTGCCCCCCGGACCCCCCGAGGATATTTTTACAAGGCAAAGGGCAAGGGGCGGGGTCAGCGCGACCAGGGGCCGCGGAGCTGGGCGTGGCGGTTGACGTCCTTGTAGAGCAGGTAGCGGAACGGGCCGGGGCCGGCGGCGTAGCAGGCCTGCGGGCAGTAGGCGCGCAGCCACATGAAATCGCCGGCCTCGACCTCGACCCAGTCGCGGTTGAGCTTGTAGACCGCCTTGCCTTCCAGCACGTAGAGCCCGTGTTCCATCACATGCGTCTCTTCGAACGGGATCAGGCCGCCGGGCTGGAAGGTGACGATGGTGACATGCATGTCATGCGAAAGGTCCGCCGGGTCGACGAAGCGGGTGGTGGCCCATCGGCCTTCAGTATCGGGCATCGGGGAGGGGGCGATCTCGGCCTCGTTGGTGACGAAGGCGGCGGGAGGGGTCAGCCCCGGGGCCGGTTCCCACAGCTTGCGGATCCAGTGGAAGCGGGCGGGGCGCGCCGCGCCGTTGTGCAGGCGCCAGCGGCAGCCGGCGGGAATATAGGCGAAGCCGCCGGGGCCAAGCTCATGCTCCTGGCCGTCGAGCGAGAGCCAGAGCTCGCCTTCGGTCACGAAGATCGCGCCCTGGGCGCGGGGCTCGGGTTCGGGCGCGTCCGATCCGCCGCCGGGGGCGACCTCCATCACATACTGGCTGAAGGTTTCGGAGAAGCCCGACATCGGCCTTGCGATCAGCCACATGCGGGTGCCGGTCCAGCCCGGCAGCAGGCTGGTGACGATGTCGGAGAACACGCCGCGGGGCAGGAAGGCGTAGCTTTCGGTGAAGACGGCGCGGCCGGTCATCAGCTGGGTCTGGGGCGGCAGGCCGCCCCTGGGGGCGTAGTAGGTGCTCATCTTCGGCCTTTCACGGCAGCAGCGCCCGCAGGCGCAGTTCGGCGATGCGTTCCACCTGGGCGCAGGCGGTGGCGAATTCGGTTTCGGTATCGTTGGCGAGGCGGCGCTGGAAGGCGGCGAGGATGCCGGCCTTGTCATGGTCGCGCACGGCGATGATGAAGGGGAATCCGTGCTTGGCGACATAGGCGGTGTTGAGCCGCTCGAACTCCGCCCGCTCGGCGTCGGTCAGGGCATCCAGCCCGGCGCCGGCCTGTTCGGCAGCGGAATGATCGGTCAGGCGGCGGGCGGCGGCGAGCTTGCCGGCAAGGTCGGGATGGGCCTGCAGCACCGCCAGCCGGTCCTTGTGCGCGGCGGTGCGGAACACGCGGGTGAGCGCGCTGTGGACGCCCGCGGCGCGGTCATGGGCGGGGCCAAGTTCCAGGGTCCAGGCGCGGTCGGCGATCCAGGGGGAGTGCTCGAAGATGCCGCCGAAGCGGGCGATGAAATCGGAATGGGTCATCTTGCTGGGGCGCTCGCGCCGCCGATGCGGATGGACCCTGGCCCAGTGGCGGGCGATGTCGATGCGGCGGGGGAACCAGACGCCTTCGTGGCCCAGGGCATAGTCGAGGAAGCGTTTCAGCCCGGCAATCTTTCCGGGGCGGCCGATCAGGCGGCAATGCAGGCCGATGGAGAACATTTTGGCCGCGCCCGACGCGCCCTCGGCATAGAGCGTGTCGAAGCTGTCGCGCAGGTAGGTGAAGAACTGCTCGCCCTCTGTATATCCCGGCGAGGTGGCGAAGCGCATGTCATTGGCTTCCAGCGTGTAGGGGATCACCAGCTGGTCGCGGGTGCCGACCTCCACCCAATAGGGCAGGTCGTCGTCATAGCTGTCGGAGATCCACGCGAAGCCGCCCTCCTCCGCCGTCAGCCGCAGGGTGTTTGCCGAACATCGCCCGGTATACCAGCCAAGCGGGCGCTCCCCCACCACCTCGGTATGCAGGCGGATCGCCTCGGCGATCTGGCGGCGTTCCTCGGCCTCGGGCATGTCCTTGTGCTCGACCCATTTCAGGCCGTGCGAGGCGATTTCCCAGCCCGCGCTGCGCATCGCCGCCACCTGTTCGGGGCTGCGGGCGAGGGCGGTGGCGACGCCGTAGACGGTGACGGGGATGTTCAGGCCGGTAAAGAGCCGGTGCAGGCGCCAGAAGCCGGCGCGGGCGCCGTATTCGTAGATGGACTCCATGTTCCAGTGCCGCTGCCCCGGCCAGGGCGCGGCGCCGGCGATGTCCGACAGGAAGGCCTCGGAGGCGGCATCGCCGTGCAGGATATTGTTCTCGCCGCCCTCTTCGTAGTTCAGCACCAAGGACACGGCAATCTTCGCGCCGCCGGGCCAGGCAGCATCGGGAGGGGTGGGGCCGTGGCCGATCATGTCGCGGGGGTAGCGGTTCATCTGCGTCTCTTGCCGTTGCCGCGGTTCGGGGCCAAGAATGGCGCTGGTGCAGCGGAAAGACCAGAGGCAGATATGGCGGGCGGATACCTGACGACCCATGTTCTTGATACGGCGCGGGGCTGCCCGGCGGCGGGGCTGAGGATCGCGCTCTACCGCGTGTCGGGCAACAGCCACCGCAAGCTGGTGGAGATGGTCACCAATGCCGACGGGCGCACGGATGCGCCGATCCTGCCGGCGGGGCAGTTCGCGGCCGGCACCTATGAGCTGATATTCTTCGCTGGGGACTATCTGCGGGCGAGCGGGGCAGCGGGGGCAGAGCCGCTGTTCCTCGACCAGGTGCCGATCCGGTTTGGCATGTCGGATGCCGAAGCGCATTACCATGTGCCCCTGCTGCTGTCGCCCTATGGCTATTCCACCTATCGCGGAAGCTGAGATTGCGCGGAAAAGCGGCAGCTTTGCCCGAAGGGCAGGCAGGGGATGCGGCGCTGTGTCGCCGAGGGGCGCGGCGATGCGCAGGGGCTGGCGCGGCGGGACCGCCTGGCGATGATGGGGCAGGCAAGCGGGGGACGAGATGAACGATTTTGCCATTTTCATGGATTGGGCCGAATTTGCGGTGCGCTGGCTGCATGTGGTGACCGCGATCGCCTGGATCGGATCCTCGTTCTACTTCATCGCGCTGGACCTGGGCCTGCGCAAGGATGTGCCGCTGCCTCCGGGTGCGAGCGGCGAGCAATGGCAGGTGCATGGGGGGGGCTTCTACCACATCCAGAAATACATGGTTGCGCCGGATCAGATGCCGGATGACCTGATCTGGTTCAAATGGGAGAGCTATTCGACCTGGCTGTCGGGCTTTGCGCTGCTGGCGCTGGTCTACTACCTCGGCGCGGACCTCTATCTTGTCGATCCGAACGTGCTGGATATTCCGGTCTGGCAGGCGGTGGCGATCTCGGTCGCCTCGCTGGGGCTGGGCTGGCTGATGTATGACGCGATCTGCAAGAGCCGGTTCGGGAACGACAATACCCGGCTGATGCTCGGGCTCTATGTGATCCTGGTGGCGATGGCCTGGGGCTATACGCAGGTGTTCTCGGGCCGGGCGGCGCTGCTGCATCTGGGGGCGTTTACCGCGACGATCATGACGGCGAACGTGTTTGCCGTCATCATGCCGAACCAGCGCATCGTGGTGGCGGACCTGATCGCCGGGCGGGTGCCGGATGCGAAATATGGCAAGATCGCCAAGCAGCGCAGCACGCACAACAACTACCTGACGCTGCCGGTGGTGTTCCTGATGCTGTCGAACCATTACCCCTTGGCCTTTGCCAGCGAGATGAACTGGCTGATCGCAAGCCTTGTCTTCCTGATGGGGGTGACGATCCGGCACTGGTTCAACACCCATCATGCGCGCAAGGGCAACCCGCACTGGACCTGGGCGGCGACCGCGATCCTGTTCGTGGTCATCATGTGGCTGTCCTCGGCGCCGATGTTCCGCCCCGATGCCGAGGAGGCGGCGCTGCCGCGCGGGGCGGAGCGGTTCGCCGCAGCCGCCGGGTTCGACGAGGTGACGGACATTGTGCTGGGGCGCTGCTCGATGTGCCACGCGGCAGAGCCGGGCTGGGACGGGATCCATTACGCGCCCAGGGGCGTGCATCTGGAGACCGGCAGGCAGATCGCGCTGCTGGCGCGCGAGATCTACCTGCAGGCGGGCGTCACCCATGCGATGCCGCCCGCCAACGTGTCGTTCATCGAGCCTGCCGAACGGGCCAAGATCGTGGCCTGGTATCGGGCAGGGGCGTCGGGCTGATTACTCGGCCAGGCATCCGGCGAGTGTCTCGGCCATCGTGGTCAGCAGCGCGGCGTAGAGGCCCGGGCCGTAGGTCAGGCCAGTGCCTGCGGGATCGAGCGCCCCGCCGAGCTTGACCGGCGTGCCTTCGACCAGAGTTTCGACCTGCTTGGGATTGTGCTGCACTTCGGGGAAGATGCAGACGGCGCCTTCCTCTTCCAGCAGGTGCCGGATTTCGGTCAGCCGTTCCGCGCCGGGCGCCGCGGCATCGCCAAGCGAGATGGTGCCGGCGACGTCGAGCCCGTAGTGACCCGCGAAATAGCCGTAGGCATCGTGGAACACCACGAAGGGCTTGCCCTGCACCGGGGCCAGCGTGGCGGCGATCTGCGCGTCGAGCGCGGCGACGGCCTTGGACGCGGCCTTGGCATTGGCGCTGTAGGTGGCGGCATTCCCGGGATCGGCGGCGGCGAGTTCGGCGGCGATCACCCCCAGCCAGACCTGCGCATTGGCCGGGTCGAGCCAGGCATGGGGATCGGTGCCGGTGTGGCTGTGGCCCTCATGGTCGTCATGATCGTGCCCGGCGTGGTCGTCGTGGTCGTCATGCGCATGGTCGTCATGCCCGTGGTCATGATCCGCGTGATCGTCGTGGGCGTGGTCATGGTCGTCATGATCGTGCCCGGCGTGGTCGTCATGCCCATGCTCGTCATGC belongs to Frigidibacter mobilis and includes:
- a CDS encoding ureidoglycolate lyase, translating into MTLLRPQPLTPAAFAPFGDVLDASGAPDRLINAGLCGRFHDRARLDFGAATGGRAGISIFDAVPRPLPYSFDLVERHPEGSQAFLPMSLQPFLVIVAPDQGGAPGRPLAFLTQPGQGINLHRGTWHGVLTPLHAPGLFAVLDRIGPGANLQEHTYPAPFTVIPA
- a CDS encoding bifunctional allantoicase/(S)-ureidoglycine aminohydrolase, translated to MSTYYAPRGGLPPQTQLMTGRAVFTESYAFLPRGVFSDIVTSLLPGWTGTRMWLIARPMSGFSETFSQYVMEVAPGGGSDAPEPEPRAQGAIFVTEGELWLSLDGQEHELGPGGFAYIPAGCRWRLHNGAARPARFHWIRKLWEPAPGLTPPAAFVTNEAEIAPSPMPDTEGRWATTRFVDPADLSHDMHVTIVTFQPGGLIPFEETHVMEHGLYVLEGKAVYKLNRDWVEVEAGDFMWLRAYCPQACYAAGPGPFRYLLYKDVNRHAQLRGPWSR
- the puuE gene encoding allantoinase PuuE, translated to MNRYPRDMIGHGPTPPDAAWPGGAKIAVSLVLNYEEGGENNILHGDAASEAFLSDIAGAAPWPGQRHWNMESIYEYGARAGFWRLHRLFTGLNIPVTVYGVATALARSPEQVAAMRSAGWEIASHGLKWVEHKDMPEAEERRQIAEAIRLHTEVVGERPLGWYTGRCSANTLRLTAEEGGFAWISDSYDDDLPYWVEVGTRDQLVIPYTLEANDMRFATSPGYTEGEQFFTYLRDSFDTLYAEGASGAAKMFSIGLHCRLIGRPGKIAGLKRFLDYALGHEGVWFPRRIDIARHWARVHPHRRRERPSKMTHSDFIARFGGIFEHSPWIADRAWTLELGPAHDRAAGVHSALTRVFRTAAHKDRLAVLQAHPDLAGKLAAARRLTDHSAAEQAGAGLDALTDAERAEFERLNTAYVAKHGFPFIIAVRDHDKAGILAAFQRRLANDTETEFATACAQVERIAELRLRALLP
- the uraH gene encoding hydroxyisourate hydrolase, with the translated sequence MAGGYLTTHVLDTARGCPAAGLRIALYRVSGNSHRKLVEMVTNADGRTDAPILPAGQFAAGTYELIFFAGDYLRASGAAGAEPLFLDQVPIRFGMSDAEAHYHVPLLLSPYGYSTYRGS
- a CDS encoding urate hydroxylase PuuD translates to MNDFAIFMDWAEFAVRWLHVVTAIAWIGSSFYFIALDLGLRKDVPLPPGASGEQWQVHGGGFYHIQKYMVAPDQMPDDLIWFKWESYSTWLSGFALLALVYYLGADLYLVDPNVLDIPVWQAVAISVASLGLGWLMYDAICKSRFGNDNTRLMLGLYVILVAMAWGYTQVFSGRAALLHLGAFTATIMTANVFAVIMPNQRIVVADLIAGRVPDAKYGKIAKQRSTHNNYLTLPVVFLMLSNHYPLAFASEMNWLIASLVFLMGVTIRHWFNTHHARKGNPHWTWAATAILFVVIMWLSSAPMFRPDAEEAALPRGAERFAAAAGFDEVTDIVLGRCSMCHAAEPGWDGIHYAPRGVHLETGRQIALLAREIYLQAGVTHAMPPANVSFIEPAERAKIVAWYRAGASG
- a CDS encoding zinc ABC transporter substrate-binding protein, which encodes MRRLVALTLSAAPACLLLAGAARAEVPAVVTDIPAVQSLVAQVMGELGTPAILLGQGGNAHSYQMKPSQARALQDAELIFWIGPEMTPWLDRAIEGVALSGKQVALLQAEGTFRQNYGDGAHDHEGEEHAGHDHDEHGHDEHGHDDHAGHDHDDHDHAHDDHADHDHGHDDHAHDDHDDHAGHDHDDHEGHSHTGTDPHAWLDPANAQVWLGVIAAELAAADPGNAATYSANAKAASKAVAALDAQIAATLAPVQGKPFVVFHDAYGYFAGHYGLDVAGTISLGDAAAPGAERLTEIRHLLEEEGAVCIFPEVQHNPKQVETLVEGTPVKLGGALDPAGTGLTYGPGLYAALLTTMAETLAGCLAE